A genomic window from Salvelinus namaycush isolate Seneca chromosome 5, SaNama_1.0, whole genome shotgun sequence includes:
- the LOC120047413 gene encoding transmembrane protein 33-like, with amino-acid sequence MADTEQTSAPPPPQLGTVQFMLANKLETAMWLSRLFTVYCSVMFILPLLGPQAAANFYQRALLANALTSALRLHQRLPHFQLSRAFLAQALQEDSCHYLLYSLILVNSYPITMSIFPVFLFSLLHATTYTKKVLDAMGPNSLLFMRNFLNKLSANQQNILKFIACNEIFLMPATIFMLFSGQGSLLQPFIYYRFLTLRYTSRRNPYCRTLFSELRILLEHFVMKPACPAFFRKMCLNSVSFMSRLAPTAV; translated from the exons ATGGCTGACACAGAGCAAACAAGTGCCCCTCCTCCCCCTCAATTAGGGACAGTG CAATTCATGTTGGCTAACAAACTAGAGACGGCAATGTGGCTCTCGCGGCTCTTCACCGTCTATTGCTCAGTAATGTTCATTCTACCTCTCTTAGG ACCCCAGGCGGCTGCCAATTTCTATCAGCGTGCGCTGCTGGCCAACGCACTCACCAGTGCTCTGCGGCTACACCAGCGGCTTCCTCACTTCCAGCTCAGCAGAGCCTTCCTAGCCCAGGCACTCCAAGAGGACAgctgtcactacctgctgtacTCCCTCATCCTGGTCAACTCTTACCCCATTACAA TGAGCATATTCCCAGTCTTCCTCTTCTCGTTGCTTCATGCAACCACCTACACAAAGAAGGTTCTTGAC GCAATGGGCCCCAATAGCCTTCTCTTCATGAGGAACTTCCTCAACAAGCTCTCGGCCAACCAGCAGAACATCCTGAAGTTCATCGCCTGCAATGAGATCTTCCTCATGCCAGCCACCATATTCATGCTCTTCAG TGGCCAGGGAAGCTTGCTGCAGCCTTTCATTTACTACAGGTTTCTAACTCTCCGCTATACATCAAGGAGAAACCCATATTGCCG CACCCTGTTCTCAGAGCTGCGGATTCTGCTGGAACATTTCGTCATGAAGCCCGCCTGCCCCGCCTTCTTCAGAAAGATGTGCCTCAACAGTGTCTCCTTTATGAGCCGCCTGGCCCCCACCGCAGTGTGA